One stretch of Streptomyces sp. NBC_00443 DNA includes these proteins:
- a CDS encoding SsgA family sporulation/cell division regulator: protein MNTTVSCELHLRLVVSSESSLPVPAGLRYDTADPYAVHATFHTGAEETVEWVFARDLLAEGLHRPTGTGDVRVWPSRSHGQGVVCIALSSPEGEALLEAPARALESFLKRTDAAVPPGTEHRHFDLDQELSHILAES, encoded by the coding sequence ATGAACACCACGGTCAGCTGCGAGCTGCACCTGCGCCTCGTTGTGTCGAGCGAGTCATCCCTGCCTGTCCCCGCAGGCCTGCGGTACGACACGGCCGACCCCTACGCCGTGCACGCCACCTTCCACACCGGAGCCGAGGAGACCGTCGAGTGGGTGTTCGCCCGCGACCTCCTCGCGGAGGGCCTCCACCGGCCCACCGGAACCGGCGACGTCCGCGTCTGGCCGTCGCGCAGTCACGGTCAGGGCGTCGTCTGCATCGCCCTGAGCTCTCCGGAGGGCGAGGCCCTGCTCGAGGCCCCGGCACGGGCTCTGGAGTCCTTCCTGAAGCGAACGGATGCCGCGGTGCCCCCCGGTACGGAGCATCGGCATTTCGATCTCGATCAGGAGCTCTCGCACATCCTGGCGGAAAGCTAG
- a CDS encoding carbohydrate ABC transporter permease — MGTAVTHAPAVEGPAKGSEPRHGPVQPRRPAALKRRVRRENLAGYLFMSPWIAGFLLLTAGPMIASLYFAFTDYNLFDAPKWIGLDNFSEMFGDPRWRHSVQVTLWYVVVGTPLKLLAALGVALLLAQKRRGQAFYRAAFYAPSLIGASVSVAIVWKAIFSDDAIVDRTQKVFGIDVGGWTGDPDLIIYSLVALTVWQFGAPMVIFLAGLKQVPRELYEAAEVDGAGKLRRFWNITLPMISPVLFFNVLLETIHSFQIFSSAYIVGGGAGGNACGPADGSMVYTCYLYVQGFENSRMGLASAMAWMLLVAVALVTAVLFWSQKRWVHYEEGAR, encoded by the coding sequence ATGGGAACCGCCGTGACACACGCCCCTGCGGTGGAGGGCCCGGCCAAGGGCTCCGAGCCGCGGCACGGGCCGGTGCAGCCCCGGCGTCCCGCCGCCCTCAAGCGGCGGGTCCGCCGGGAGAACCTGGCCGGCTATCTCTTCATGTCCCCCTGGATCGCCGGGTTCCTGCTGCTCACGGCAGGCCCGATGATCGCCTCGCTCTACTTCGCCTTCACCGACTACAACCTCTTCGACGCGCCCAAGTGGATCGGCCTCGACAACTTCTCCGAGATGTTCGGCGACCCGCGCTGGCGCCACTCGGTGCAGGTGACGCTCTGGTACGTCGTCGTCGGCACGCCGCTCAAGCTGCTCGCGGCCCTCGGCGTGGCGCTCCTCCTGGCCCAGAAGCGGCGCGGGCAGGCCTTCTACCGGGCCGCCTTCTACGCCCCGTCGCTGATCGGCGCGAGCGTCTCCGTCGCGATCGTCTGGAAGGCGATCTTCTCCGACGACGCGATCGTCGACCGCACGCAGAAGGTCTTCGGGATCGATGTCGGCGGCTGGACGGGCGATCCGGACCTGATCATCTACAGCCTGGTGGCGCTCACCGTCTGGCAGTTCGGCGCCCCCATGGTCATCTTCCTCGCCGGCCTCAAGCAGGTGCCGCGCGAGTTGTACGAGGCGGCCGAGGTCGACGGGGCGGGCAAGCTGCGGCGGTTCTGGAACATCACCCTGCCGATGATCTCCCCGGTCCTCTTCTTCAACGTCCTGCTGGAGACCATCCACTCCTTCCAGATCTTCAGCTCGGCGTACATCGTCGGCGGCGGCGCCGGAGGCAACGCCTGCGGTCCGGCCGACGGCTCGATGGTCTACACCTGCTATCTGTACGTCCAGGGCTTCGAGAACAGCCGGATGGGTCTGGCCTCCGCCATGGCCTGGATGCTGCTCGTCGCGGTCGCCCTGGTGACGGCGGTGCTGTTCTGGTCCCAGAAGCGCTGGGTGCACTACGAGGAGGGCGCCCGATGA
- a CDS encoding TIGR02611 family protein has translation MNTGSNEPGEVAVATDETEVDGVKGDSEQELGSRAPEFVKARRALHLSWQVGVFVIGLAIVVTGIILLPLPGPGWVIIFGGMAVWATEFVWAQLVLRWTKRKVTEAAQRALDPKVRRRNIILTTIGLVIVGVLLGIYLWKFGIVMPWKIKDQ, from the coding sequence ATGAATACGGGGAGTAACGAGCCGGGCGAGGTTGCCGTGGCTACCGACGAGACCGAAGTGGACGGTGTGAAGGGCGACAGCGAGCAGGAGCTCGGCTCAAGAGCTCCGGAGTTCGTCAAGGCGCGTAGAGCGCTGCATCTGAGCTGGCAGGTGGGCGTCTTCGTCATCGGCCTGGCGATAGTCGTCACCGGCATCATTCTGCTGCCTTTGCCCGGTCCCGGCTGGGTGATCATCTTCGGGGGCATGGCGGTCTGGGCGACCGAGTTCGTATGGGCCCAGCTCGTGCTGCGCTGGACCAAGCGCAAGGTCACCGAGGCGGCCCAGCGGGCCCTCGATCCGAAGGTGCGCCGTCGCAACATCATCCTGACCACGATCGGCTTGGTGATCGTGGGTGTGCTGCTCGGGATCTACCTGTGGAAGTTCGGCATAGTGATGCCCTGGAAGATCAAGGATCAGTGA
- a CDS encoding DsbA family protein has protein sequence MSDSSPDRPTAPVLDVWCELQCPDCRSSLDDLRALRARYGDRLELRLRHFPLEKHKHAFAGAQAAEEAFEQGQGWPYVEAVLGRVEELGRKGEPFLVEAAGELGLDTEEFDTALVDGRHILIVDADQAEGKAIGVTGTPTYVIGGERLDGGKSQEGLRERIEEIADRLLAEQSA, from the coding sequence ATGAGCGACTCCTCCCCCGACCGCCCCACCGCCCCCGTCCTCGACGTCTGGTGCGAGCTGCAGTGCCCCGACTGCCGCAGCTCCCTGGACGATCTCCGTGCCCTGCGCGCCCGCTACGGCGACCGGCTGGAGCTGCGGCTGCGGCACTTCCCGCTGGAGAAGCACAAGCACGCCTTCGCCGGCGCGCAGGCCGCCGAGGAGGCTTTCGAGCAGGGGCAGGGGTGGCCCTACGTGGAGGCCGTGCTGGGCCGGGTCGAGGAGCTGGGCCGTAAGGGTGAACCCTTCCTGGTCGAGGCGGCCGGGGAACTCGGCCTGGACACCGAGGAGTTCGACACCGCTCTGGTGGACGGCCGGCACATCCTGATCGTCGACGCCGACCAGGCCGAGGGCAAGGCGATCGGCGTGACCGGCACGCCGACGTATGTGATCGGCGGCGAGCGCCTCGACGGCGGCAAGAGCCAGGAGGGGCTGCGCGAGCGCATCGAGGAGATCGCGGACCGGCTGCTGGCGGAGCAGAGCGCCTGA
- a CDS encoding SRPBCC family protein, whose translation MDWSHYRFRALWALPAAPDTVYDALEQAEDYPRWWPQVREVNRIDDTSGVITIRSVLPYDMTFTAREVRRDRGAGVLEIAMSGDLDGWACWTVTVAPDGSGTIARYDQVVDVNKPLLRRLAVPGRPLFRANHWLMMRSGRRGLVAHLARGHQAV comes from the coding sequence ATGGACTGGAGCCACTACCGCTTCCGCGCCCTGTGGGCCCTGCCAGCGGCGCCCGACACCGTCTACGACGCACTGGAACAGGCCGAGGACTACCCCCGCTGGTGGCCCCAGGTGCGCGAGGTGAACCGGATCGACGACACCAGCGGCGTGATCACGATCCGCTCCGTCCTCCCGTACGACATGACCTTCACCGCGCGCGAGGTGCGGCGGGACCGCGGGGCGGGGGTGCTCGAGATCGCCATGTCCGGCGACCTCGACGGCTGGGCGTGCTGGACCGTCACCGTGGCTCCGGACGGCAGCGGGACCATCGCGCGCTACGACCAGGTCGTCGATGTCAACAAGCCGCTGCTGAGGCGTCTCGCCGTACCCGGGCGGCCCCTGTTCCGCGCCAACCACTGGCTGATGATGCGCTCCGGACGGCGGGGCCTGGTGGCCCACTTGGCCCGCGGCCATCAAGCGGTTTGA
- a CDS encoding DUF4365 domain-containing protein, whose product MAIAQPERGGLLPELTGPHRGSLATTACMETLQVGYLHAVAAAAGCSLSQPFPDNGIDWHVSHSAPGHTVDDEVTIKVQLKATYQIAPNPPGRFFSFTLDNDHLAKLARTPVSVHKILVVMLVPRTQDDWLRASHDRLDLRHCCYWVNLAGHAITGRRRTTVRIPTSRIFDDRALCEIMTRVGTGGRP is encoded by the coding sequence ATGGCGATAGCGCAGCCCGAGCGGGGCGGGCTGCTGCCCGAACTCACGGGCCCCCATCGCGGTTCACTCGCCACCACCGCCTGCATGGAGACACTGCAGGTGGGGTATCTGCACGCCGTCGCGGCGGCGGCCGGGTGTTCCCTGTCGCAGCCATTTCCGGACAACGGCATCGACTGGCACGTCAGCCACAGCGCGCCCGGCCACACGGTGGACGACGAGGTCACCATAAAGGTGCAGCTCAAAGCCACTTACCAGATCGCTCCGAACCCGCCCGGCCGGTTCTTCTCCTTCACGCTCGACAACGACCACCTGGCGAAGCTCGCCCGCACCCCGGTCTCGGTGCACAAGATCCTCGTCGTGATGCTCGTTCCGCGCACCCAGGACGACTGGCTGCGTGCCAGTCACGACCGGCTCGACCTGCGGCACTGCTGCTACTGGGTCAACCTCGCCGGTCACGCGATCACCGGCCGGCGCCGCACCACCGTGCGAATACCGACCTCACGCATCTTCGACGACCGGGCGCTCTGCGAGATCATGACGCGGGTCGGTACGGGAGGCAGACCATGA
- a CDS encoding 3'-5' exonuclease → MACWYEGPLAAFDTETTGVDVETDRIVSAAVVVQDAPGTRPRVTQWLVNPGVPVPEAATAVHGLTEEHLQRNGRWPAPVMHEIAEELAGQAATARPIVVMNAPFDLTLLDRELRRHRASSLDHWFERTPLLVLDPRVLDKHLDRYRKGRRTLTDLCAHYGVTLDGAHDAAADALASMEVVRAVGRRFAARLERLSPAELHTLQAVWHAAQARGLQAWFARSGSDEAVDPAWPLRPDLPAAA, encoded by the coding sequence ATGGCGTGCTGGTATGAGGGCCCGCTGGCGGCATTCGACACGGAGACGACAGGCGTGGACGTCGAGACCGACCGGATCGTTTCGGCGGCCGTCGTCGTCCAGGACGCCCCGGGTACCCGGCCGCGGGTGACCCAGTGGCTGGTGAACCCGGGTGTCCCGGTGCCGGAAGCGGCAACGGCGGTACACGGACTGACGGAGGAGCATCTCCAGCGCAACGGCCGTTGGCCGGCGCCGGTGATGCACGAGATAGCCGAGGAGTTGGCCGGTCAGGCCGCGACGGCCAGGCCGATCGTGGTGATGAACGCGCCATTCGATCTGACGCTGCTGGACCGCGAGTTGCGCCGTCATCGCGCCTCCTCGCTGGACCACTGGTTCGAGAGGACGCCTTTGCTGGTGCTCGATCCGCGCGTCCTGGACAAGCATCTGGACCGCTACCGCAAGGGCCGCCGCACCCTGACCGACCTGTGTGCGCACTACGGCGTCACACTGGACGGCGCGCACGACGCAGCGGCCGACGCACTGGCCTCGATGGAGGTCGTACGGGCGGTGGGGCGCCGCTTCGCCGCCCGCCTGGAGCGCCTGTCCCCGGCCGAGCTGCACACGCTGCAGGCGGTGTGGCACGCGGCACAGGCACGCGGGCTGCAGGCGTGGTTCGCCCGCAGCGGCAGCGACGAGGCGGTGGACCCGGCGTGGCCACTGCGCCCGGATCTGCCGGCGGCCGCATAG
- a CDS encoding ABC transporter substrate-binding protein — protein sequence MQAAATLRGGSTVRTSRNVERRTILKAAGATAATLGLAATTGCGGDGGASADGTVTIRYAWWGAEDRAERINKTIELFHKKYPKIKVKTDFQPYTDFWKKFNTQASGGNPPDVFQNAIGFLRKYDAKNVLLDLNEQVKAGNLSMDGFRAGLEKFGEIDGKLLGVPVGSNSMALVIDKPVYTKAGVKPEQGWTWDDFDAAMKRIRDRAGRAGDSGMYGVMYLYDLYLRQNGKAFFTEDGLGFTEADLTDWWTKAEKGVQEGVYADAKKVAQIKPKSAVSAELAGGEFTWDNFTVRYTSEGKSEYGLAPIPTTDGKKTGQYLGSLMLSASRRTEHPKEVAQFIDFMVHDPEVAEIMGYDRGVPATQAQFDAFQPTDEVNKGIAAYETSLVEAGVLEPITPHPNGADICEAAFLRIAEELALGKRSAGEAVKQFFTESKTALAG from the coding sequence ATGCAGGCGGCAGCGACGCTGCGGGGAGGCTCGACGGTGAGAACCAGCAGGAATGTTGAGAGGCGTACGATCTTGAAGGCGGCCGGCGCCACGGCGGCCACACTTGGGCTGGCCGCGACGACGGGCTGCGGTGGGGACGGAGGGGCCTCCGCGGACGGGACGGTGACGATCCGTTACGCGTGGTGGGGTGCCGAGGACCGCGCCGAGCGCATCAACAAGACCATTGAGCTGTTCCACAAGAAGTACCCGAAGATCAAGGTCAAGACGGACTTTCAGCCGTACACGGACTTCTGGAAGAAGTTCAACACCCAGGCCTCCGGGGGGAATCCGCCGGACGTGTTCCAGAATGCCATCGGCTTCCTGCGCAAATACGACGCGAAGAATGTGCTGCTCGATCTCAATGAGCAGGTCAAGGCCGGCAATCTGTCGATGGACGGATTCCGCGCGGGACTCGAGAAGTTCGGCGAGATCGACGGAAAGCTCCTCGGGGTGCCCGTCGGGTCCAACTCGATGGCCCTGGTCATCGACAAGCCCGTCTACACCAAGGCGGGCGTGAAGCCGGAACAGGGTTGGACCTGGGACGATTTCGACGCGGCGATGAAAAGGATCCGCGACAGGGCGGGGCGCGCCGGCGACAGCGGAATGTACGGCGTCATGTACCTCTACGACCTCTACCTCCGCCAGAACGGCAAGGCGTTCTTCACCGAGGACGGACTCGGCTTCACCGAGGCGGATCTGACGGACTGGTGGACCAAGGCCGAGAAGGGCGTGCAGGAGGGCGTCTACGCCGACGCCAAGAAGGTCGCCCAGATCAAGCCCAAGTCGGCCGTCTCCGCCGAGCTCGCCGGCGGCGAGTTCACCTGGGACAACTTCACGGTCCGCTACACGTCCGAGGGCAAGAGCGAGTACGGCCTCGCTCCCATCCCGACCACGGACGGCAAGAAGACCGGGCAGTACCTGGGCTCCCTGATGCTCAGCGCCTCCAGGCGCACCGAGCACCCCAAGGAGGTCGCCCAGTTCATCGACTTCATGGTCCACGACCCCGAGGTCGCCGAGATCATGGGCTACGACCGCGGTGTGCCCGCCACCCAGGCCCAGTTCGACGCGTTCCAGCCGACGGACGAGGTCAACAAGGGGATCGCCGCCTACGAGACCTCCCTCGTGGAGGCGGGCGTCCTGGAGCCCATCACCCCGCACCCGAACGGCGCGGACATCTGCGAGGCCGCGTTCCTGCGCATCGCCGAAGAGCTCGCGCTGGGCAAGCGGTCGGCGGGCGAGGCCGTCAAGCAGTTCTTCACCGAGTCGAAGACGGCTCTCGCCGGCTGA
- a CDS encoding CGNR zinc finger domain-containing protein, translated as MLITHDTRCALDAVVDLVNTAPEGDETPDALPDVAALADFVQKHEISDVGVLSEFDLSAVRKVRGRFAEIFAEPAARTAAGLINELIAAAGTTPRLTDHDGYDWHVHYFAPGASIADHLAADCGMALAFFVVAGEQERLRRCEAPDCRHAFVDLSRNRSRRYCDSRTCGNRLHVAAYRARRKEAAG; from the coding sequence GTGCTGATCACCCATGACACCCGGTGTGCGCTCGATGCCGTGGTGGATCTGGTGAACACCGCACCGGAGGGCGACGAGACTCCGGACGCGCTGCCGGACGTCGCAGCGCTCGCCGATTTCGTACAAAAGCACGAAATCAGCGATGTCGGTGTCCTCTCGGAGTTCGATCTGTCCGCGGTGCGCAAGGTGCGCGGGCGGTTCGCCGAGATCTTCGCGGAGCCCGCAGCGCGGACCGCTGCCGGGCTGATCAACGAGCTGATCGCCGCCGCCGGAACCACCCCCCGGCTCACGGACCATGACGGTTACGACTGGCATGTGCACTACTTCGCCCCCGGCGCGTCCATCGCCGACCACCTGGCGGCCGACTGCGGCATGGCGCTGGCGTTCTTCGTGGTGGCGGGCGAGCAGGAGCGGCTGCGGCGCTGTGAGGCACCGGACTGCCGGCACGCCTTCGTGGACCTCTCCCGCAACCGTTCGCGGCGCTACTGCGACAGCCGCACCTGCGGAAACCGTCTGCATGTGGCCGCCTACCGGGCTCGGCGCAAGGAAGCAGCGGGCTGA
- a CDS encoding exo-rhamnogalacturonan lyase family protein: protein MSPIPRRSLLKAAAVAGAAAQFSWALGAKDAQAAPRAAGADADPVTLDWLEDGGLGAAPGSTVGVPWPKGVYQGDQTFALTDADGKAVPVQSWPIAYWPDGSLKWTAHAVGSGNGKLTLSPGETTAPAKKVTVDKRGGTIDVSTGVITARIGKSGATLIKSVTRGSTEIARNGRLVLIRQPEIEDEDQGSVKTERFEGAISEVTVEQEGPVRAVVRIDGKHRKGGRSWLPFSIRLYFYAGADSFRMVHTITYDGTQEPGRASGDFIRGLGVRFTVPMRDESYDRHIRIGGEGTGMLREAVKGITGLRRDPGAAVQAAQFAGEKLPDPSTWDQRVTTRLQYIPEWGDYTLSQLSADGFALRKRTKKGYGWIGAGGGRRASGFGYVGGVSGGLSFGLRDFWEKFPAQLDIRDAHTDAAEVTMWLWSPEAQPMDLRFYHDGMGQDTYPEQLEGLNITYEDYEPEFGTPYGISRTSELLFWANESTPTPEALAQQVEAVRVLPQLAVPPAQLIKAKVFGPGLYSEPDRSTPAKAKIEDHLDFLFTYYKDQVEMRRWYGFWDYGDIMHTYDTVRHQWRYDIGGYAWDNSELSPDLWLWFAYLRSGRADIFRFAEAMTRHTGEVDVYHLGEWAGLGTRHGVQHYADSAKQQRIANTTYRRYYYFLTADERVGDLMHANVDSDETFLVLDPIRKIRTEPYTPDRHALSIGFGTDWSGLVSAWLTEWERKGPKWEKAKARVLSTMETIAAQPNGFVQGSGLYDLDTGRFAVADKPVVGVSHLSAVFGLGELCAELIDLVDMPEFNEAYFDYCRYFNATKTEQAARYGSNFGSLLLFQGHSRLDAYAAVRTGDEKLATRAWEKFYNSDGYKESAPWRTEKLSGPEALVPGSEAAWVSTNDTALYGLAAIENLALLGDRMPS, encoded by the coding sequence ATGTCCCCCATCCCCCGCAGGTCCCTTCTCAAGGCGGCCGCCGTCGCCGGTGCCGCCGCACAGTTCAGCTGGGCACTAGGGGCGAAGGACGCGCAGGCCGCGCCCAGAGCCGCCGGCGCCGATGCCGATCCGGTGACCCTGGACTGGCTGGAGGACGGCGGTCTCGGCGCCGCCCCCGGCTCCACCGTCGGCGTGCCCTGGCCGAAGGGCGTGTACCAGGGGGACCAGACCTTTGCGCTGACGGACGCGGACGGCAAGGCCGTGCCCGTGCAGTCGTGGCCGATCGCCTACTGGCCGGACGGCTCCCTCAAGTGGACGGCGCACGCGGTCGGTTCGGGCAACGGCAAGCTCACCCTGAGCCCCGGCGAGACCACCGCGCCCGCCAAGAAGGTCACCGTCGACAAGCGCGGCGGCACCATCGATGTCTCCACGGGTGTCATCACGGCGAGGATCGGCAAGTCCGGCGCCACGCTGATCAAGTCGGTCACGCGCGGCTCCACCGAGATCGCCAGGAACGGCCGGCTCGTGTTGATCCGCCAGCCCGAGATCGAGGACGAGGACCAGGGCTCGGTGAAGACCGAGCGCTTCGAGGGCGCCATCTCCGAGGTCACCGTCGAGCAGGAGGGCCCCGTCCGCGCGGTCGTCCGCATCGACGGCAAGCACCGTAAGGGCGGCCGGAGTTGGCTTCCGTTCTCCATCCGCCTCTACTTCTACGCCGGCGCCGACTCCTTCCGCATGGTGCACACCATCACCTACGACGGCACCCAGGAGCCCGGCAGGGCGAGCGGCGACTTCATCCGCGGCCTCGGCGTGCGCTTCACCGTCCCGATGCGGGACGAGTCGTACGACCGCCACATCCGCATCGGCGGCGAGGGCACCGGCATGCTCCGAGAGGCCGTCAAGGGCATCACCGGGCTGCGGCGCGATCCGGGGGCCGCCGTACAGGCGGCGCAGTTCGCGGGGGAGAAGCTGCCCGACCCGTCGACCTGGGATCAGCGCGTGACGACCCGCTTGCAGTACATCCCCGAGTGGGGCGACTACACCCTCTCCCAGCTCTCCGCCGACGGCTTCGCCCTGCGCAAGCGCACGAAGAAGGGCTACGGCTGGATCGGCGCCGGCGGCGGCAGGCGTGCCTCCGGATTCGGTTACGTCGGTGGCGTCAGCGGCGGACTCTCCTTCGGGCTGCGGGACTTCTGGGAGAAGTTCCCCGCCCAGCTCGACATCCGGGACGCCCACACCGACGCGGCCGAGGTCACCATGTGGCTCTGGTCGCCCGAGGCGCAGCCCATGGACCTGCGCTTCTACCACGACGGCATGGGCCAGGACACCTACCCCGAGCAGCTCGAAGGCCTCAACATCACCTACGAGGACTACGAGCCCGAGTTCGGCACCCCCTACGGCATCTCCCGCACCTCCGAACTCCTCTTCTGGGCCAACGAGTCGACACCCACACCCGAAGCCCTGGCCCAACAGGTCGAGGCCGTACGGGTGCTGCCGCAGCTCGCCGTCCCGCCCGCGCAGCTCATCAAGGCCAAGGTCTTCGGGCCGGGCCTGTACTCCGAGCCGGACCGCTCCACGCCCGCCAAGGCGAAGATCGAGGACCACCTCGACTTCCTCTTCACCTACTACAAGGACCAGGTGGAGATGCGCCGTTGGTACGGCTTCTGGGACTACGGCGACATCATGCACACCTACGACACCGTCAGACACCAGTGGCGGTACGACATCGGCGGCTATGCCTGGGACAACTCCGAGCTCTCGCCCGACCTGTGGCTGTGGTTCGCGTATCTGAGGAGCGGGCGCGCGGACATCTTCCGGTTCGCCGAGGCCATGACCCGGCACACCGGTGAGGTCGACGTCTACCACCTCGGCGAATGGGCCGGCCTCGGTACCCGGCACGGCGTGCAGCACTATGCCGACAGCGCCAAGCAGCAGCGCATCGCCAACACCACGTACCGCCGCTACTACTACTTCCTCACCGCGGACGAACGCGTCGGCGATCTCATGCACGCCAACGTCGACTCCGACGAGACCTTCCTCGTCCTCGACCCGATCCGCAAGATCCGCACCGAGCCGTACACCCCCGACCGGCACGCGCTGTCGATCGGCTTCGGCACCGACTGGAGCGGGCTGGTGTCGGCCTGGCTGACCGAGTGGGAACGCAAGGGCCCCAAGTGGGAGAAGGCCAAGGCGCGGGTCCTGTCGACCATGGAGACGATCGCCGCCCAGCCCAACGGCTTCGTGCAGGGCAGCGGTCTCTACGACCTCGACACGGGCAGGTTCGCCGTCGCCGACAAGCCCGTCGTCGGTGTCTCCCATCTCTCCGCGGTGTTCGGTCTGGGCGAACTGTGCGCCGAGCTCATCGACCTCGTCGACATGCCGGAGTTCAACGAGGCGTACTTCGACTACTGCCGCTACTTCAACGCGACGAAGACCGAGCAGGCGGCACGGTACGGCTCCAACTTCGGCTCCCTGCTGCTCTTCCAGGGCCACTCGCGGCTCGACGCGTACGCCGCCGTCCGGACCGGAGACGAGAAGCTCGCCACGCGCGCGTGGGAGAAGTTCTACAACTCCGACGGCTACAAGGAGTCGGCGCCGTGGCGGACGGAGAAGCTGAGCGGCCCCGAGGCGCTGGTCCCGGGCAGCGAGGCGGCCTGGGTATCCACGAACGACACCGCGCTGTACGGGCTCGCCGCCATTGAGAACCTGGCGCTGCTGGGGGACAGGATGCCGTCCTAG
- a CDS encoding carbohydrate ABC transporter permease: protein MSAPATDIRPARSARAGAFHRRLPGSVAWHFGSLLVLVVILYPVIWVVGGSFKKSEDIVGSLDVFPGDPSFSNYTSLADGIADISISTFFLNSLFLAVGSVIGIVVSCSLTAYAFARIRFAGRNLLFTLMIGTLLLPYHVLLIPQYVLFRNMEMINTYTPLLLGKYLATEAFFVFLMVQFMRNLPKELDEAARLDGCGHFRIYWSIMLPLCRPALITSAIFTFINAWNDFMGPLIYLNEPDKYTVSLGLKMFVDQEGIANYGGMIAMSLVALLPVLAFFLAFQRYLIDGMATSGLKG from the coding sequence ATGAGCGCACCGGCAACCGACATCAGGCCGGCGCGCTCCGCGCGGGCCGGGGCGTTCCACCGCCGACTGCCGGGTTCCGTCGCCTGGCACTTCGGGTCTCTGCTGGTCCTCGTGGTGATCCTCTACCCGGTCATCTGGGTCGTCGGCGGCTCCTTCAAGAAGAGCGAGGACATCGTCGGCAGCCTGGACGTCTTCCCGGGCGACCCGAGCTTCTCCAACTACACCAGCCTCGCGGACGGCATCGCCGACATCTCGATCTCCACCTTCTTCCTCAACTCGCTCTTCCTCGCGGTCGGCTCGGTGATCGGGATCGTGGTGTCCTGCTCGCTGACGGCGTACGCCTTCGCGAGGATCCGGTTCGCGGGCCGGAACCTGCTGTTCACGCTGATGATCGGGACGCTCCTGCTGCCGTACCACGTCCTGCTGATCCCGCAGTACGTGCTGTTCCGCAACATGGAGATGATCAACACCTACACCCCGCTGCTGCTCGGGAAGTACCTCGCCACGGAGGCGTTCTTCGTCTTCCTGATGGTGCAGTTCATGCGGAACCTGCCCAAGGAACTCGACGAGGCGGCCCGCCTCGACGGCTGCGGGCACTTCCGGATCTACTGGTCGATCATGCTGCCGCTGTGCCGGCCGGCCCTGATCACCAGCGCGATCTTCACCTTCATCAACGCCTGGAACGACTTCATGGGCCCGCTGATCTACCTCAACGAGCCCGACAAATACACCGTCTCCCTTGGTCTGAAGATGTTCGTCGACCAGGAGGGCATCGCGAACTACGGCGGCATGATCGCCATGTCGCTCGTCGCCCTGCTGCCGGTCCTGGCCTTCTTCCTGGCCTTCCAGCGGTATCTGATCGACGGCATGGCGACGTCCGGACTGAAGGGCTGA